From a region of the Candidatus Methylomirabilis limnetica genome:
- a CDS encoding histone codes for MMKKLGIVVMTAFFSVSVAGLSFADEKKVAAPTAPAVEKAAPAAAAGEKEVKPKKPKKAAKKAEEAPAAPVAVPAPAAAPVAAPVKK; via the coding sequence ATGATGAAGAAATTGGGTATCGTAGTGATGACTGCATTCTTCAGCGTCTCCGTGGCTGGTCTCAGCTTTGCTGACGAGAAGAAGGTTGCGGCCCCCACGGCGCCGGCTGTCGAGAAGGCGGCCCCAGCGGCTGCCGCTGGCGAGAAGGAAGTGAAGCCGAAGAAGCCCAAGAAGGCGGCCAAGAAGGCGGAAGAGGCCCCGGCTGCACCAGTTGCTGTACCAGCCCCAGCTGCTGCTCCTGTCGCAGCCCCAGTGAAGAAGTAG